A single genomic interval of Rosistilla ulvae harbors:
- a CDS encoding neutral/alkaline non-lysosomal ceramidase N-terminal domain-containing protein, giving the protein MPKSQPPLLPPHDRRRFLASLGAATTAAAWPCHGIAAEATSKSGSLSIGHAVVDTTPPLGIELAGFHKPVGQERRITGIRQKTAARALVLQVADQSVAIVSLDILSVSPGFTQQVQRQVAKQTGIPAANVRVCATHTHSMPAFSYLRQWGAIPEEYLQETLGHVVDAVVQAHRDLSAAELYVGKSSVDGGNFNRTSPTWKTDQEFTTDATDADRWLDTILHVLRFERANKPDVLWYHFACHPVCYRDGEAGPDWLGLVADQVQAKHGVVPGFLQGHAGDVNPGNGKIWIGEAEPTAAAIVQGIDRALDASERVDANELRLVSEPFALPLNIDLLQQQLELYREHPEQCASGQWVDAGFAKAWYESAKDWDLQRTTHATPTTALRLGDLGILFHSSELYSYYGLQIQRDSPLKNTIVVGYTDDLIGYLVDPRAYEAGEYAAVTVPRILDLPPFKTAAASQLADFANQLLTRTT; this is encoded by the coding sequence ATGCCAAAATCCCAACCCCCTTTGCTGCCGCCCCACGATCGCCGCCGGTTTTTGGCGAGTCTCGGTGCCGCAACAACCGCCGCCGCTTGGCCCTGCCACGGGATCGCTGCGGAAGCGACATCGAAAAGCGGTTCGCTTTCGATCGGCCACGCCGTCGTCGACACCACGCCGCCGCTGGGGATCGAGCTAGCCGGGTTCCACAAGCCGGTTGGGCAAGAGCGTCGAATCACGGGGATTCGCCAAAAGACAGCAGCTCGAGCGCTGGTGCTGCAAGTGGCCGATCAATCCGTCGCAATCGTGTCGTTAGATATCCTGAGCGTCTCGCCTGGCTTCACACAACAAGTTCAACGACAGGTCGCCAAGCAGACGGGCATCCCGGCCGCCAACGTCCGTGTCTGCGCGACGCACACCCATTCGATGCCCGCGTTTTCTTACCTGCGGCAATGGGGAGCGATCCCCGAAGAGTATCTGCAAGAGACGCTGGGGCACGTCGTCGATGCCGTCGTCCAGGCGCATCGCGATCTCTCGGCGGCGGAACTGTACGTCGGCAAGAGTTCGGTCGACGGAGGCAACTTCAATCGCACAAGCCCAACCTGGAAGACCGACCAGGAATTCACTACCGATGCAACCGACGCGGATCGCTGGCTCGATACGATCCTGCATGTGTTGCGTTTCGAACGAGCCAACAAGCCCGACGTGTTGTGGTATCACTTTGCCTGCCATCCGGTCTGTTATCGCGATGGCGAGGCCGGCCCCGATTGGCTCGGGTTAGTCGCCGATCAAGTGCAAGCCAAACATGGCGTCGTCCCCGGCTTCCTGCAAGGACACGCCGGCGACGTGAACCCCGGGAACGGAAAGATCTGGATTGGCGAAGCCGAACCGACCGCCGCGGCGATCGTGCAGGGGATCGACCGCGCGTTGGATGCCAGCGAACGGGTCGACGCCAATGAACTGCGACTGGTTAGCGAACCGTTTGCATTGCCACTGAACATCGATCTGTTGCAGCAGCAACTGGAACTCTATCGCGAGCATCCCGAACAATGTGCGTCGGGCCAGTGGGTCGATGCGGGCTTTGCCAAAGCCTGGTACGAATCGGCGAAGGATTGGGATTTGCAGCGGACAACGCATGCCACGCCCACGACGGCACTGCGGCTGGGAGACCTCGGCATCCTGTTCCATTCCAGCGAACTGTACAGTTATTACGGGCTGCAGATCCAACGCGATTCACCGCTGAAAAACACGATCGTTGTCGGCTACACCGATGATCTGATCGGGTATCTCGTCGACCCGCGAGCCTACGAGGCGGGCGAATACGCCGCTGTAACGGTCCCGCGAATCCTCGACCTGCCGCCGTTTAAAACCGCCGCGGCCAGTCAGTTGGCCGACTTTGCCAATCAATTGCTCACGCGAACCACTTAA
- a CDS encoding DUF1294 domain-containing protein: protein MFFHIPLLSIAVLDGTGSRFAITTTSLLLAQNDSTGGVGIGPLAMIYAVVMLILSLLSFASYGWDKRQARVDRQRISERRLHTIDLLGGWPGGWIGRRTFRHKTSKRSFVIVFWMTVVLNLCLVGAFFYGLSQLM from the coding sequence ATGTTTTTTCATATACCGCTGCTTTCGATCGCCGTTCTCGACGGGACCGGTTCTCGGTTCGCAATCACCACGACTTCGCTGCTGTTGGCCCAAAACGATTCGACCGGCGGAGTGGGGATCGGTCCGCTGGCGATGATCTACGCCGTGGTGATGTTGATTCTGTCGCTGCTGAGTTTCGCAAGCTACGGCTGGGACAAGCGGCAGGCGCGGGTGGATCGCCAGCGGATCAGCGAGCGAAGATTGCACACGATCGATCTGCTGGGCGGCTGGCCGGGTGGCTGGATCGGCCGGCGGACGTTCCGCCACAAGACGAGCAAGCGATCGTTTGTGATCGTGTTTTGGATGACGGTGGTGCTGAACCTGTGCCTGGTCGGCGCGTTTTTCTACGGCCTGTCTCAACTGATGTGA
- a CDS encoding hybrid sensor histidine kinase/response regulator, whose translation MRIVHKLLLASLIPALLIWIVGSYATNVSERSLRQAIETTSLMRASAVIDEIDRVVQSRSADWKAYSQSGLVQQTLQASNREFSELDVPEQTIARRDRQWTDAPESIETELMQTLMLNALSRDLRLRLEKLNEGSGYPIFGEVFITNRWGVNAALTSRTSDYRQDDEAWWKHAVREGVFIDDVRFDDSAGIYSVDICQRIDDEQGELLGVIKIVMNIQTVLDVFDARVQRHSPDERLVLFTANGKIIRASDMDLEPLADGTAFLEHLVVADESNSSVFYRRDPFSDERYLSAFAISRGFADYAGLGWIVLDERAESIVFAPVDTLRQRIVWLSLVATFVAMLIGTLTAISMSRRLHQLSDAAEAIGRGELQTTVAITGKDEVAGLAAQFNAMSGELAETNRELVVARDEARDANKAKSSFLANMSHEIRTPMNGIMGMSDLMAGSKLNGEQREYLKMIQHSADALLRLLNDILDFSKIEAGRLELEEIEFSLRDCVGLTGQALAIRAAEKDLELACRVAPEIPDTLRGDPGRLRQILVNLVGNAIKFTNAGEVIIDVGLESRSDDRVRIHARVIDSGVGIPNDKLAHIFEAFSQADASTTRRFGGTGLGLTISSQLVELAGGKIWVESKVGTGTTFHFTAEFEVLPDRQPVARFDSLPDRPLRVLVVDDNATNRRVFIEMLKSWGIESVALASPLAGLEALQQSVQAGPPFDLLLLDYMMPEMDGFAFIERCRSDNALRDTKIVMISSAAQAGHAKRCEQLDVIRYMTKPVIQSELLQTLVDIFADQCGAGATSTSPETDDATDGETNGAPLKILLAEDGLVNQRVAIGLLKRQGHEVVVAADGREAIQAWERGDFDLILMDVQMPEIDGLQAAEMIREKEQGSGGHIPIIAMTASAMKGDRERCLAAGMDDYVTKPIVSAELFETIRRQTQPSSS comes from the coding sequence ATGCGAATCGTTCATAAGCTGCTGCTTGCGTCACTGATCCCAGCCCTGCTGATTTGGATCGTCGGCAGCTACGCAACCAATGTCAGCGAGCGGAGCCTGCGGCAGGCGATCGAAACAACATCGCTGATGCGGGCCAGCGCGGTGATCGATGAGATCGATCGCGTCGTTCAATCGCGGTCGGCCGATTGGAAAGCCTATTCGCAAAGCGGCTTGGTTCAGCAGACGTTGCAAGCTTCCAATCGCGAATTTTCCGAGCTCGACGTGCCGGAGCAAACGATCGCCCGGCGCGATCGCCAATGGACCGACGCTCCCGAGAGTATCGAAACCGAGCTGATGCAGACGCTGATGCTCAACGCCCTGTCGCGCGATCTCCGCCTGCGACTGGAGAAGCTGAATGAAGGAAGTGGTTATCCGATCTTCGGCGAGGTCTTCATCACCAATCGCTGGGGCGTCAACGCCGCGCTAACCAGTCGCACGTCCGACTATCGCCAGGACGATGAAGCCTGGTGGAAACATGCGGTTCGCGAAGGCGTCTTTATCGACGACGTGCGGTTTGACGACAGCGCGGGGATCTATTCGGTCGACATCTGCCAGCGGATCGACGATGAACAGGGCGAATTGTTGGGCGTGATCAAGATCGTCATGAACATCCAAACCGTCTTGGATGTCTTCGACGCACGCGTTCAGCGGCATAGTCCCGACGAGCGATTGGTGTTGTTCACCGCCAACGGGAAGATCATTCGCGCCAGCGATATGGATCTGGAGCCGCTGGCCGACGGCACCGCCTTTCTGGAGCATCTGGTTGTCGCGGACGAATCGAACAGCAGCGTCTTCTATCGACGCGACCCGTTCAGCGACGAACGCTACCTTTCTGCTTTTGCGATCTCCCGCGGCTTCGCCGATTACGCCGGGCTCGGCTGGATAGTGTTGGACGAGCGAGCCGAATCGATAGTCTTCGCCCCCGTCGACACGTTGCGTCAACGGATCGTATGGCTGTCGCTGGTGGCAACGTTCGTTGCGATGTTGATCGGCACACTGACCGCGATTTCGATGTCGCGGCGTTTGCATCAACTGTCCGATGCAGCGGAGGCGATCGGACGTGGCGAGCTGCAGACTACCGTTGCGATCACCGGCAAAGACGAAGTAGCGGGGTTGGCGGCTCAATTTAATGCGATGAGTGGTGAGTTGGCGGAGACGAACCGCGAACTCGTCGTCGCGCGCGATGAAGCTCGCGACGCAAACAAAGCGAAAAGTTCGTTTCTGGCGAACATGAGCCACGAGATCCGCACGCCGATGAATGGGATCATGGGGATGAGCGATCTGATGGCCGGATCGAAGCTCAACGGCGAACAGCGGGAATACTTGAAGATGATCCAACATTCCGCCGATGCCCTGCTGCGTCTGCTGAACGATATCCTCGATTTTTCCAAGATCGAAGCCGGCCGGTTGGAGCTGGAAGAGATCGAGTTCAGTCTCCGCGATTGCGTCGGGCTGACTGGCCAGGCACTGGCGATCCGAGCGGCTGAAAAAGATCTGGAGCTTGCTTGCCGGGTCGCACCGGAGATCCCCGATACGCTGAGAGGTGATCCCGGACGCTTGCGGCAGATCCTCGTGAATCTCGTTGGCAACGCGATCAAGTTCACAAACGCTGGCGAGGTGATCATCGATGTCGGCTTGGAATCGCGATCCGACGACCGCGTGCGGATCCATGCCCGTGTGATCGATTCGGGGGTCGGAATCCCCAACGACAAACTGGCTCACATCTTCGAAGCGTTCAGCCAAGCCGATGCGTCGACCACGCGGCGATTTGGCGGGACTGGACTTGGACTGACGATCTCGTCGCAATTGGTCGAACTGGCCGGAGGCAAGATCTGGGTCGAAAGCAAAGTGGGTACCGGGACGACGTTCCATTTCACCGCCGAGTTTGAAGTGCTGCCGGATCGCCAACCGGTGGCACGCTTCGATTCGCTGCCCGATCGCCCGCTGCGCGTTCTCGTCGTCGACGACAACGCGACGAACCGCCGCGTCTTTATCGAGATGCTCAAGAGTTGGGGGATCGAATCGGTCGCGTTGGCTTCGCCGCTGGCTGGGCTCGAGGCACTGCAACAGTCGGTTCAGGCAGGGCCGCCGTTCGATTTGTTGCTGCTCGATTACATGATGCCCGAGATGGATGGGTTTGCTTTCATCGAACGCTGCCGCAGCGACAACGCGCTCCGCGACACAAAGATCGTGATGATCTCGTCGGCCGCGCAAGCGGGACACGCCAAGCGATGCGAACAGTTGGATGTGATTCGCTACATGACCAAACCGGTGATCCAGTCCGAACTGCTGCAGACTCTGGTCGACATCTTCGCCGATCAATGCGGGGCCGGTGCGACATCCACATCGCCCGAGACCGATGACGCGACCGACGGTGAAACCAACGGCGCTCCGCTGAAAATCCTGCTGGCCGAAGATGGGCTGGTCAACCAACGCGTGGCGATTGGTTTGTTGAAGCGGCAAGGTCACGAAGTGGTCGTCGCCGCCGATGGCCGCGAAGCGATCCAGGCGTGGGAGCGGGGAGACTTTGATTTGATCCTGATGGATGTGCAGATGCCCGAGATCGACGGGCTGCAAGCCGCCGAAATGATTCGCGAGAAAGAACAAGGCAGCGGCGGGCACATCCCGATCATCGCGATGACCGCCAGCGCGATGAAGGGGGATCGCGAGCGGTGCCTCGCCGCCGGCATGGACGACTACGTCACCAAGCCGATCGTTTCGGCGGAACTGTTTGAAACGATCCGCCGGCAAACGCAGCCTTCCAGCAGTTAA
- a CDS encoding methyltransferase domain-containing protein — MKTTTTAEAPSSESSVYDRYAAAAHAVEPALCCPVEYNTDLLAAIPDEIIERDYGCGDPTPYVRPGETVLDLGSGGGKLCYIASQVVGREGQVIGVDCNREMLDLARKHRSTVAETIGYANVDFRYGLIQDLGLDLDLLASELADSPVHDPAGYLALRQTEERLRRQHPLVADDSVDCVLSNCVLNLVRQQDRRPLFSEIFRVLRRGGRAAISDIVSDEDVPDRLQQDPELWSGCITGAFREDKFLQAFEEAGFHGIEIVKRQSEPWRTVEGIEFRSVTVVAHKGKQGPCLERNQAVVYRGPFKKVVDDDGHTYHRGQRMAVCDKTFNLLQRAPYAKMFDAIEPRESIALEDAKSFDCRRNVCRDPRESKGLDYDATSQGNASSCSDEEPCC; from the coding sequence ATGAAGACCACGACGACCGCCGAGGCCCCTTCTTCTGAATCCTCTGTTTACGATCGTTATGCCGCCGCAGCGCATGCCGTCGAACCCGCACTCTGCTGCCCCGTCGAATACAACACCGACCTGCTGGCGGCGATCCCCGACGAGATCATCGAGCGCGACTACGGCTGTGGCGACCCAACTCCCTACGTTCGTCCCGGCGAGACGGTGCTCGATCTAGGTAGCGGCGGCGGCAAGCTCTGCTACATCGCGTCGCAGGTCGTCGGTCGCGAGGGACAAGTGATAGGCGTCGATTGCAATCGCGAGATGCTCGACTTGGCTCGCAAACACCGATCGACAGTCGCCGAGACGATCGGATACGCCAACGTCGATTTCCGTTACGGATTGATCCAAGATCTGGGACTCGACCTCGACCTGCTGGCTAGCGAACTGGCCGATAGCCCGGTCCACGATCCGGCGGGCTACCTTGCGCTGCGTCAGACCGAAGAGCGATTGCGCCGCCAGCATCCGCTGGTCGCCGACGATTCGGTCGATTGTGTTCTGTCGAACTGCGTGCTGAATCTGGTCCGCCAACAGGATCGTCGGCCGCTGTTTTCGGAGATCTTCCGCGTCTTGCGTCGCGGCGGACGGGCGGCGATCAGCGATATCGTCAGCGATGAAGATGTCCCCGATCGCTTGCAGCAGGATCCCGAACTCTGGTCGGGATGTATCACCGGAGCGTTTCGCGAGGACAAGTTCTTGCAGGCGTTTGAGGAAGCCGGTTTCCACGGCATCGAAATCGTCAAGCGACAGAGCGAACCGTGGCGGACTGTCGAGGGGATCGAATTCCGATCGGTCACCGTCGTCGCTCACAAGGGCAAGCAGGGCCCATGCCTGGAACGCAACCAAGCTGTCGTTTATCGTGGACCATTCAAAAAGGTCGTCGATGACGACGGCCACACCTACCACCGCGGCCAGCGGATGGCGGTCTGCGACAAGACGTTCAACCTGCTCCAGAGGGCTCCGTACGCCAAGATGTTCGACGCGATCGAGCCGCGGGAATCGATCGCCTTGGAAGACGCTAAATCGTTCGACTGTCGACGCAACGTTTGCCGCGATCCTCGCGAATCGAAAGGGCTCGATTACGATGCGACCAGCCAAGGGAACGCCAGTAGTTGCAGCGACGAAGAGCCCTGCTGCTAG
- a CDS encoding glycosyltransferase family 2 protein produces MTAINQAESAAVSAAANTVSSHLQSVVVVIPALNEERSLPLVLADLPDVGQVVVIDNGSTDRTADVARAGGAVVVSESQRGYGAACLRGLATIAQYIDEGHAAPEIVVFLDADYSDHPDLLPRLVAPIFMGQADFVLGSRLLGEREKGAMPPQSVYGNRLACFLMRLLFGARYTDLGPFRAIDYGKLCDLKMADENFGWTIEMQIKAIFAHLRYLEIPVPYRNRVGTSKISGTVSGTIKAGSKILYTVARYGLRRGSM; encoded by the coding sequence GTGACCGCTATCAATCAAGCCGAATCCGCAGCCGTGAGCGCTGCGGCGAATACCGTCTCGTCGCACCTGCAATCCGTTGTCGTCGTGATCCCCGCGTTGAACGAAGAGCGATCGCTGCCGTTGGTGCTGGCCGATCTGCCCGATGTCGGCCAAGTGGTCGTGATCGATAACGGATCGACCGACCGGACCGCCGACGTCGCCAGAGCGGGCGGAGCGGTTGTTGTCAGCGAGTCGCAGCGAGGTTATGGAGCGGCTTGCTTGCGTGGCCTGGCGACGATTGCCCAGTATATAGATGAAGGGCATGCGGCTCCCGAGATCGTCGTCTTTCTGGATGCCGACTACAGCGATCACCCCGATCTTTTGCCGCGGTTGGTGGCGCCGATCTTCATGGGGCAAGCCGATTTTGTACTCGGGTCGCGGCTGCTGGGGGAACGCGAAAAGGGAGCGATGCCGCCGCAAAGCGTCTACGGCAATCGACTCGCTTGCTTCTTGATGCGGCTGCTGTTTGGTGCCCGCTACACCGATCTGGGACCGTTCCGCGCGATCGACTACGGCAAGCTGTGCGATTTAAAGATGGCCGACGAAAACTTCGGCTGGACGATCGAGATGCAGATCAAAGCGATTTTTGCCCATCTGCGTTATCTGGAGATTCCAGTTCCCTACCGCAACCGCGTCGGGACCAGCAAGATCAGCGGAACGGTCAGCGGAACGATCAAAGCCGGCTCAAAGATCCTCTACACGGTCGCTCGCTATGGTTTGCGACGGGGATCGATGTGA
- the arsS gene encoding arsenosugar biosynthesis radical SAM (seleno)protein ArsS (Some members of this family are selenoproteins.), with translation MQLSLLRQQSELANTARQREVLEDEFTPPLPYFTEALSDNGLPRLTATGIEVLQINVGKLCNQTCTHCHVDAGPDRRESMSRATAEAIIDVLARHDIPTLDITGGAPEMNPNFRWLVEQATLLGRRVIDRCNLTILMANGYRDLPEFLAQHEVEVVASLPCYLEENCDSQRGDGVFKRSIDGLRRLNALGYGQPDSPRTLNLVYNPVGPSLPPSQAALEATYRSELKSRYDIVFTNLHTITNLPISRFLDDLLRSDQFDNYMQKLIESFNPATVEGVMCRTMVSVDWEGHLFDCDFNQMLNIGLSPEQPRHISDFDFESLASRGIQTGRHCFGCTAGNGSSCQGAVVKIGTEKPA, from the coding sequence ATGCAATTATCTCTTCTGCGACAACAGAGTGAACTCGCCAACACCGCTCGGCAACGCGAGGTGCTCGAAGACGAATTCACTCCACCGCTCCCCTACTTCACCGAAGCGCTGTCGGATAACGGATTGCCGCGGCTGACCGCCACCGGGATCGAGGTGCTGCAGATCAACGTCGGCAAACTGTGCAACCAAACCTGCACCCATTGCCACGTCGATGCTGGCCCCGACCGCCGCGAGAGTATGTCGCGAGCGACCGCCGAGGCGATCATCGACGTCTTGGCTCGCCACGATATTCCGACGCTCGACATCACCGGCGGTGCGCCGGAGATGAACCCGAACTTTCGTTGGCTCGTCGAACAGGCGACGTTGCTGGGCCGCCGCGTGATCGATCGCTGCAACCTGACGATCCTGATGGCCAACGGCTATCGTGACCTCCCCGAATTCCTGGCCCAGCACGAGGTGGAAGTCGTCGCGTCGCTTCCCTGTTATCTGGAAGAGAACTGCGACAGCCAGCGGGGCGATGGCGTCTTCAAGCGATCGATCGATGGGCTCCGCCGACTCAACGCCCTCGGCTATGGCCAACCCGATTCGCCGCGGACGTTGAACCTTGTCTACAACCCCGTCGGCCCATCGCTTCCGCCATCGCAAGCCGCTCTCGAAGCGACCTACCGCAGCGAATTGAAGTCGCGATACGACATCGTCTTCACGAATCTGCACACGATCACCAACCTGCCGATCAGCCGCTTTCTGGACGATCTGTTGCGGTCGGACCAATTCGACAACTACATGCAAAAGTTGATCGAATCGTTTAATCCGGCGACTGTCGAAGGAGTGATGTGCCGCACGATGGTCTCGGTCGACTGGGAGGGCCATCTGTTCGATTGCGACTTCAATCAGATGCTCAACATCGGCCTGTCGCCGGAGCAACCGCGGCATATCTCCGATTTCGATTTTGAATCGCTGGCCAGTCGCGGCATCCAGACCGGCCGGCATTGCTTCGGCTGCACCGCCGGCAACGGTTCCAGCTGCCAAGGAGCGGTCGTCAAGATCGGTACCGAAAAGCCTGCCTAG